A stretch of DNA from Leopardus geoffroyi isolate Oge1 chromosome B3, O.geoffroyi_Oge1_pat1.0, whole genome shotgun sequence:
ACAGGCAAAGAAAATGAGCCCCAGCAGATTTTTTCACCTAGTAACGCACTGAGGGCTGCACAGAGTCAGACAACAACCATGGGCCTTAAGCAGGAAGTGAcccctctggctctctccctaagAACAGGTGAAAGGGCTGAAAATGTTGCTACTCAAAGGCGACATAGTGTGCAATTATCCTCTGACCGTTCGATACCTTTGATGCATttggcaaaagacctgaacagccAGGAGAGTTCTACGCCACCTTCAGAGAATCAGAATACCCAGGAGAGTAATGGAGAAGGAAACTCTTTATCATCAAATGCATCCTCAGCCCTTGCAATCTCCAGTTTGGCAGATGCAGCCACAGACAGTAGCTGTACTTCTGGTGCCGAACAAAACGACGGCCAGAGTGTTAGAAAGAAACGAAGAGCTACCGGAGTGAGTATGATTGCCCCTGCTTATTGTTGGACCTTTCATGTGCTGACTTGACTGTTTTAAGAAAgatataactttaattttttctggGTATCTGGGTTGTGTTTTTCCCTACTCTGGAATAGATTTGTGAGGCTTTTACTCTTCCTTTCATATTCTTATCCTACTGGTTCCTTTCACTGAGTAATTCTACTAAGTTAGATGTCAGTGAATATGAATGTACAGTACTAGGAAAATATGAAGTCATCTCTAAAACTAGTCTCCAAGGCAATGATTCTTTGTATCACCTGACTGAGGAGTAAGCCACGTCTTCGTCTGTAACTATATCTGTCTTCATGATGCATTCTGTACTGGCCCTGAAGAAAGGCACTCTAATGTTGCATTTGTAGGCCATGAATGCTTGTTAGGCCGAGACAATTGGGTTTAACACTAGGGTAGTTTTAATACGATGAGAGTGCATCTATGTGAGCATggtcttacaaatatttttagtcTCTGTTACTCAGTGTTTTGTACCTCAGTTACCCAGCCTGGCCCTTTCAGAATCCATCTTCCACTGAAACCACTTCTCTTCTGGCATCTATGTCACTAACACTGCTTAACCCTTTCAGGAACcctttctgaaaagaaagagtTGCTGGCAGTGATGTAGTCTGGAATGTGGCACTCTGAGAAAATGGACTGTTTGCTTTAATACTGAGGCACTATAGCAGAGTACTTAAGGGCTTGGCTTGTAGACCTGAATTCAAATTCCAACTTTGCCGCTTTGAGTTCGACACTGTAGTGGATATTCTTGGACGAAAGTTTGTCCTATAACAAAGCTAATATCTGGGGGCTTGTCTGATAGACTGTTTAGCTTTTTGTTGTAAAAATTTTGTTGTGAAGATTTTCTAGAAAAGTAGAAACTATGTCActgtgaaatcatatatttgcatTACTGGCTTTGTCCATACCTCTAACTATGCCATGCTTTACCAAAGTGAAATGCTTTGCCTAAGCCCCAGGGATTCACCACCTCTAGGATGCTAGGAAAGTACTGGACCTTAGAttctgttctgggttttttttgtttgtttttgttttgttttaaatcaaatacattcaactaatatttgagtTCATAATGTGTGCATGAGATTCCTACCATCTTGTTAGAGATGGTAATAATGTAGAACAGTCTTAGAattgattcacttttttttccttctcggAGAATGGCTTTTCCACATTTAATATTactcagttttctttattttctcaggaTGGATCTTCTCCTGAACTCCCAAGTcttgagagaaaaaacaaaagaaggaaaattaaaggaaagaaaggtacAGTGCAAAATATTCTGTCAGAAACAAATTGTTTTTATAGCATTTCAACTTTTTCACAACTTGACAAAGTATAGCTTGGGGATATCAAATACTGTTCACCCACTTAgtattattttttgacatttttgttaTCTTGCTTCAGGATGTAGAAAAGGTTGATTTTCTCCCATATCCAGTTGCAGCTATAGAAGAAACGTTTGATGCCACATAGACCCATAAGCTAACATTAATGTATATCTTGGACAAATTGAGTTCAGTATGAAGTCAGAAAGTCCCATTTGGGCCTTTTCAGTGATGAAGAGGAATATAGGCCATTTGCTAAGAATTTTGTGTCTCTTGATTATTTATCGCTATTTTTCTCAGTTTACATTTTTGAGGCATCTTTGTTGCTTCTCTTACTTGAGTTGAGAGAAGTTATTGGAATGGCTCCCTCATTGATAGGATTCTCTTATTCTTGCTTTCCACTGATTCTGAACCCTTTCCAATAAGAGGGCTAGTATGGGAACTGATTGGATGAGCCTTGGATGGTTGGATGTTATGGATAAGTTGGGGGTAAAGGATGACCCCAATTTCTGGCTAAGGCATCTTTGGGGATGATGATATCGTTTATTAGAGCTAGAAAACTGCATGAGAGGAGCAGGTTGACGGTAGAGGAAGATGATGAGTTCCCTTTTGGGGGCCTTGAATTAAAGGATCTTAGAGACACCTAAGTAAAATCAAGGTGGTAGTTGGATGTGTGGGTCTGGAGTTTTAGGAAGAGGTCTTGACATACTGAATGGGAAAGAGACAGACCTAAAGATGACAGATACACACACGTGGtaggacattttatttaaaatcacttAAATGTACACTTCAAAGCTGTTTTTTCTTTAGGAAGATTTCTCTAATAAAGAGAACTATTTTATGTTAACTAAGAGACTAGAAAAATATGCTTTGggaagagagtgcaagcagtTCACATCTGGGACCCAGTCTAAGCATACTTGAACCTATGACATACCTCCATCTCACCAATTCTCACTTTTGGTTTAGCTCTGATATCGGGCTTGACCACATGATTTGTGAGATTTGATGAGTCTGCAGTGACCTAttggagaggaaaaacaaaggctTATCCTAGAGAACTGAGGTAGTTCACCTTCTGAGGGCTGTATTATTCAGAAGTCTGCAGTATTAAACTGAGCCTTATGGTTTCTTTTGGCAGAACGTTCTCAGGTTGACCAGCTGCTGAGTATTTCTTTAAGGGAGGAAGAACTAAGCAAATCATTGCAGTGCATGGATAACAACCTTCTGCAAGCCCGTACAGCTCTTCAGACAGCTTATGTTGAAGTTCAGAGGCTACTTATGCTCAAGCAGCAGGTAACAGCGGATGGAACATTTAATGAGAATAGATTATCTCTAAAGTTGGATTTCACAGTGCTTAACagattactttatttttagataaCTATGGAGATGAGTGCACTGCGGACCCATAGAATACAGATTCTGCAGGGATTACAAGGTATTTGGAAAGAATCTAATGGATTGGATCCTCTGtagcttattatttctttttttaattttttttttttttccaacgtttatttatttttgggacagagagagacagagcatgaacgggggaggggcagagagagagggagacacagaatcggaaacaggctccaggctctgagccatcagcccagagcccgacgtggggctcgaactcacggaccacgagatcgggacctggctgaagtcggacgcttaaccgactgcgccacccaggcgcccctgtagcttattatttctttgttatctATGCAGGGGAATTAAAGTAGTTGTGAAAAGGTCATATGttttcctctcctgtctccttgTTTTCATCCTTCTGTAGAAAGGCCTGTGACGCTGTGCTCCCTGAAAATGCTTAGCAACAGAGGCAGTATGTTACAGGGAGAGCCTTGTGTTAGGAATCaaaagacctgggttcaaatcttggctcttcCATTAGTAACTATGTGACTTGGgataaatcacttaaaatttgaaaaattggaaTACTAACACCTGTTCTACCCATGTGCTTGTTGGTTGTATGGATTTTATTTCCTACATTTCAAAGAATGAGGGACTTTAAAGTTCTCCTGTAATCTTTAGAAATACAAACTGGCTCAGAAATGAGTggcttttcagaaaatatttttgcatttgtatgtGCGTATGTTTCCCATTCTAGAAACATATGAACCTTCTGAGCGCCCTGACCAGGTTCCTTATAGCCTTTCACGAGAACAAAGGAACAGTAGATCTCAAACATCTGCTGATGCCACGCTGCTGCCTACTCCCTTTTTCCCAGTATTTCTGGAGCCTCCATCTTCCCATGTGTCTCCATCATCCACCGGAGTCCCTCTCCAAGTAACCACATCTCCTACTTTCCAAGCCCATGGCAGTGTTCCTGCTCCAGACTCCTCAGTTCAGATTAAACAAGAACCCATGTCTCCTGAGCAAGACGAGAATGTGAATGCTGTGTCACAAGGCTCTGCTGGCAATGTGTCCAAGGAATTACCGCAAGTTAATAGTATGTAAACTTTTCTCTGGGTTAAGGGCAACCCCAGCAGAGGGTCTAGGGCAGTTTTAGGTCAGTGATGTAAAGTCATACCTGCCCATTAAAACTAAAGTTTTTACAATTAATTGTTCTTAATGTTTCCTCCATTTAGGAGGATTGTTTAAATATCAGTAACTTGTCCTCAGTTTTCTCTAATCTAGGATTACTAAATTGACTTTGTATTAGCACCTAAAATGTTCCATTATGAGGATtgatgctgtttgtttttttgtgagaGAAATGGAGTTGAAGTTGTCCAGTCAATTTTCTAGATAAGATATGTCCTCTGAATTTCTCAGCACTTACCTTTCTTTGTCATTAAAGAGCAAGGTAGGATTAATATAAGCCTAAGAGGCAGGTGGCCATGATAAAAGGCAGTGGACACAGGTTTAGGATCATCATTAGGAACTTGAGTGGTTTTGAGAAATGGCCAAGGTTTTTACTCTTTGCATAAAATAACACTCACTTATTTACCATTGGAGAAGGACTTCTAAGCTATTTTAAACCTTATCTGAAGTTTGTGTAACCACGATGGTGCTATACTGAAAACTGAGTAAAAATAAACTGCCATCgtgtgacctgagcaaaaacaaaaagtctgaaGAGTTACCCTAGATTTGGCTACCTGTTGCAGTACTAATCTAGATATCTATCTAGCTCAAATGTATATTATCTTTCGTCTTGaattttgttgcttttgtgtgaatagtatttggtatttttttaaaaactggtaaagAAGTATTATAGTGACTTCTTAagctagtatttaaaaaaattttttttaatgtttatttttgagaaagagagagcaagcgggggaggggcagagagagagagggagacacagaatctgaaacaggctccaagctctgagctgccagcacaaagcctgaccaGCCAcggatccatgacctgagccgaagtcagatgctcaactgactgagccacctaggtgccccttaagttaatatttttaaaaattgatttttattagatttttttctctgcaaaataaTTCATGTTCACAGTAAAAAATTGGGAAGCGATTAAAATGTAGATACGTtgttttgttatatattatttcagTCTTTCTTCAATCATAATTGTGTATTTGCACATAGAGTTTATAGAAAGGCAAAATCATAGTCTGTTATAACCTGGCTTTTTTCCACTTAATAGATAATGATCATTTTCCTGTGTCATAAAAGTAattgtgtaaaatattttaattttagtactTGAATAATACTTGAGAAATTGTGTAATCTGGGTAGATAGTAATTTATACAATCTCCTTTGAGTAtttagtttttatccttttttctttaatattgcaTAGAACACTACATTGTATATGTCTTTGATTATTTCATCAATCTGAATTCCTTGACATGAAATAACTATGTCAAAGAAAATAGACTTTGTTAAGTCAACTGACTTTTTAACTACTGTTATGTAAACAAACTGGGTGATGTCGCAGGTAAAGTGGCATAGTGAAAACATCTAAGACATAAAGGTGAAAGCACTTTAGCTAAGTAGATATTTCAGTGTGTACCAAGAATAAAACATCATGTTAAACATGGGGACAtttcaaacaagaaagaaagaaaagagatggctAGAAGGAGTCCCTGCCCGTAAGGAGCTTTTGTAGGGTATAAGACATGCATGTTATTTGTGAGATTTAATTCAAGGCAAAGAGAAATTTCTGCAGGCTATGGGAAGCTAAGGGATGAGAAAACAGTTTTAACAGCCATAGTCTTGTTAACATATGTCGAAAGGTTGTTTTTCAGGAGAGATTCGATCAGTGGTAAATAATGGCAGTTTATGGTGATAAATCGCAGATACAGAAGAagatgcaatattttttttcttcttatttcaggaGAGAACAGTGACAGTTATCCTGTTTATCCAGTCATCCCTGCAGCATTATCTTTATCAGAGCTAACAGAAAGTTTCCATGAGCCTAGCCAAGAACTGAAGTTTTCCACGGAACAAGGAAATACCAGAAACAGAGATAATACTGCCTCTTCCCAACCAACTGGTCTTCCAAGCCTGAATAAAGAAGATGAGCCAATCAAAGGCAACAGTGGGTCTGAGGCCTGTACCagttcttttccaagattgtcGTTTGCTTCCGAAACCCCCTTAGAGAAAGAGCCCCACTCTCCAGCTGACCAGCCCGAGCAGCAGGCAGAGTCTACTCTGACATCAGCTGAAACTCggggaaacaagaaaaagaagaaacttaggAAGAAGAAAACTCTTCGGGCTGCTCATGTTCCTGAGAACAGTGACACCGAACAGGATGTGTTTACTGCTAAACCTGTAAGGAAAGTAAAGACTGGAAAGTCAACCAAAGGGGGAAAAGTAACGACCTCCACCTGGGAAGACAGCAGGACTGGCCCAGAACAAGAGAGTGTCAGAGATGAGCCAGAGAGTGACTCATCTCTGGAAGTCCTAGAAATTCCTAATCCGCAGTTGGAAGTGGTGGCCATTGATTCTTCTGAATCCGGAGAAGAGAAACCAGACAGTCCATCTAAAAAGGATATTTGGAACTCCACAGAGCAAAATTCATTAGAAACTTCTCGTTCTGGTTGTGATGAAGTTAGCTCTACCAGTGAGATTGGCACTCGTTATAAAGATGGTATCCCTGTAAGGTAAGGATGTTGTGCTGGTCCAGTCAGAACAACTTTCGccattattcttttcttaaacaaTAGAACTTTTGGTTatgaatcaatttttaaatgaatcaaatgTATAGAAAATCGGTAGAGATTATGGGTGTAGAAAAATCAAACCTTGGCAGTGGAGATTTTCTGCTTTCTCATTTGTGTTGTAAATATATACTATACTTATATTTCCTTTCATATAGaaatttcaaatggaaaaacGGATCTCTTTTGTCACTGCTGTGTGCCCAGTGTTTAGAACAATCCTTGAGTCAGGAAAATTTAAGTTATTGCTTGTCTTATTCACATCCGCTAAAAAGACTTGCTATTCTTTTGTAGTGTGGCAGAAACTCAGACTGTGATCTCCTCCATAAAAGGATCAAAGAACTCTTCAGGTATTTGgttattcagttttatttaaattagccacagaaaaaaaagctttataaatattagagCCAGGGTTTAAATCTTATTAAGTATGCCTATAGATTAGGGTAGGGTCGGGGGATTGTCACCAAGAATATTGTTTTGATCCGCAATTATGGTGTCCTGTAAatcctgcctttttattttcttattcccaTCTCTCCTATCTGTTCAACTAATGAGTTTTCATTGGCTCATGGGGCTTTTGCTTTGAGAAGGAATTGCTTGAAGAATAATGCCTTGTTCAACAAAATACTGGCAGCagaagagaggaggtggggagagatttGGTACTTCCAGGTATCACTCAAAAAATGAGTATCTGTCTTTTTTCCTCAGTGAGAGGCTTTCTCTCCCAGAGTCTCTTATTATGAAATCTTCATAACGAAGATCATTAATGGAAAATGTGGGGTTTTGCTAGAGGGAACAGGTTTTAAGGAGAATCCAAGGACCACTATATTATGTAAcggttttaatttttgagtatcttttcagACAAAAGCTG
This window harbors:
- the ZNF106 gene encoding zinc finger protein 106 isoform X12; the encoded protein is MVRERKCILCHIVYTSKKEMDEHMRSMLHHRELENLKGRFGIEMVPLVQNEQEVLDLDEEPDLSSLEGFHWEGVSLSPGLARKRSLSESSVIMDRAPSVYSFFSEEGTGKENEPQQIFSPSNALRAAQSQTTTMGLKQEVTPLALSLRTGERAENVATQRRHSVQLSSDRSIPLMHLAKDLNSQESSTPPSENQNTQESNGEGNSLSSNASSALAISSLADAATDSSCTSGAEQNDGQSVRKKRRATGDGSSPELPSLERKNKRRKIKGKKERSQVDQLLSISLREEELSKSLQCMDNNLLQARTALQTAYVEVQRLLMLKQQITMEMSALRTHRIQILQGLQGENSDSYPVYPVIPAALSLSELTESFHEPSQELKFSTEQGNTRNRDNTASSQPTGLPSLNKEDEPIKGNSGSEACTSSFPRLSFASETPLEKEPHSPADQPEQQAESTLTSAETRGNKKKKKLRKKKTLRAAHVPENSDTEQDVFTAKPVRKVKTGKSTKGGKVTTSTWEDSRTGPEQESVRDEPESDSSLEVLEIPNPQLEVVAIDSSESGEEKPDSPSKKDIWNSTEQNSLETSRSGCDEVSSTSEIGTRYKDGIPVSVAETQTVISSIKGSKNSSEISSEPGDDDEPTEGSFEGHQAAVNAIQIFGNLLYTCSADKTVRVYNLVSRKCIGVFEGHASKVNCLLVTQTSGKNAALYTGSSDHTIRCYNVKTRECVEQLQLEDRVLCLHSRWRTLYAGLANGTVVTFNIKNNKRLEIFECHGPRAVSCLATAQEGARKLLVVGSYDCTISVRDARNGLLLRTLEGHSKTILCMKVVNDLVFSGSSDQSVHAHNIHTGELVRIYKGHNHAVTVVNILGKVMVTACLDKFVRVYELQSHDRLQVYGGHKDMIMCMTIHKSMIYTGCYDGSIQAVRLNLMQNYRCWWHGCSLIFGVVDHLKQHLLTDHTNPNFQTLKCRWKNCDAFFTARKGSKQDAAGHIERHAEDDSKIDS
- the ZNF106 gene encoding zinc finger protein 106 isoform X9; its protein translation is MDEHMRSMLHHRELENLKGRFGIEMVPLVQNEQEVLDLDEEPDLSSLEGFHWEGVSLSPGLARKRSLSESSVIMDRAPSVYSFFSEEGTGKENEPQQIFSPSNALRAAQSQTTTMGLKQEVTPLALSLRTGERAENVATQRRHSVQLSSDRSIPLMHLAKDLNSQESSTPPSENQNTQESNGEGNSLSSNASSALAISSLADAATDSSCTSGAEQNDGQSVRKKRRATGDGSSPELPSLERKNKRRKIKGKKERSQVDQLLSISLREEELSKSLQCMDNNLLQARTALQTAYVEVQRLLMLKQQITMEMSALRTHRIQILQGLQETYEPSERPDQVPYSLSREQRNSRSQTSADATLLPTPFFPVFLEPPSSHVSPSSTGVPLQVTTSPTFQAHGSVPAPDSSVQIKQEPMSPEQDENVNAVSQGSAGNVSKELPQVNRENSDSYPVYPVIPAALSLSELTESFHEPSQELKFSTEQGNTRNRDNTASSQPTGLPSLNKEDEPIKGNSGSEACTSSFPRLSFASETPLEKEPHSPADQPEQQAESTLTSAETRGNKKKKKLRKKKTLRAAHVPENSDTEQDVFTAKPVRKVKTGKSTKGGKVTTSTWEDSRTGPEQESVRDEPESDSSLEVLEIPNPQLEVVAIDSSESGEEKPDSPSKKDIWNSTEQNSLETSRSGCDEVSSTSEIGTRYKDGIPVSVAETQTVISSIKGSKNSSEISSEPGDDDEPTEGSFEGHQAAVNAIQIFGNLLYTCSADKTVRVYNLVSRKCIGVFEGHASKVNCLLVTQTSGKNAALYTGSSDHTIRCYNVKTRECVEQLQLEDRVLCLHSRWRTLYAGLANGTVVTFNIKNNKRLEIFECHGPRAVSCLATAQEGARKLLVVGSYDCTISVRDARNGLLLRTLEGHSKTILCMKVVNDLVFSGSSDQSVHAHNIHTGELVRIYKGHNHAVTVVNILGKVMVTACLDKFVRVYELQSHDRLQVYGGHKDMIMCMTIHKSMIYTGCYDGSIQAVRLNLMQNYRCWWHGCSLIFGVVDHLKQHLLTDHTNPNFQTLKCRWKNCDAFFTARKGSKQDAAGHIERHAEDDSKIDS
- the ZNF106 gene encoding zinc finger protein 106 isoform X10, with protein sequence MVRERKCILCHIVYTSKKEMDEHMRSMLHHRELENLKGRFGIEMVPLVQNEQEVLDLDEEPDLSSLEGFHWEGVSLSPGLARKRSLSESSVIMDRAPSVYSFFSEEGTGKENEPQQIFSPSNALRAAQSQTTTMGLKQEVTPLALSLRTGERAENVATQRRHSVQLSSDRSIPLMHLAKDLNSQESSTPPSENQNTQESNGEGNSLSSNASSALAISSLADAATDSSCTSGAEQNDGQSVRKKRRATGDGSSPELPSLERKNKRRKIKGKKERSQVDQLLSISLREEELSKSLQCMDNNLLQARTALQTAYVEVQRLLMLKQQITMEMSALRTHRIQILQGLQVFLEPPSSHVSPSSTGVPLQVTTSPTFQAHGSVPAPDSSVQIKQEPMSPEQDENVNAVSQGSAGNVSKELPQVNRENSDSYPVYPVIPAALSLSELTESFHEPSQELKFSTEQGNTRNRDNTASSQPTGLPSLNKEDEPIKGNSGSEACTSSFPRLSFASETPLEKEPHSPADQPEQQAESTLTSAETRGNKKKKKLRKKKTLRAAHVPENSDTEQDVFTAKPVRKVKTGKSTKGGKVTTSTWEDSRTGPEQESVRDEPESDSSLEVLEIPNPQLEVVAIDSSESGEEKPDSPSKKDIWNSTEQNSLETSRSGCDEVSSTSEIGTRYKDGIPVSVAETQTVISSIKGSKNSSEISSEPGDDDEPTEGSFEGHQAAVNAIQIFGNLLYTCSADKTVRVYNLVSRKCIGVFEGHASKVNCLLVTQTSGKNAALYTGSSDHTIRCYNVKTRECVEQLQLEDRVLCLHSRWRTLYAGLANGTVVTFNIKNNKRLEIFECHGPRAVSCLATAQEGARKLLVVGSYDCTISVRDARNGLLLRTLEGHSKTILCMKVVNDLVFSGSSDQSVHAHNIHTGELVRIYKGHNHAVTVVNILGKVMVTACLDKFVRVYELQSHDRLQVYGGHKDMIMCMTIHKSMIYTGCYDGSIQAVRLNLMQNYRCWWHGCSLIFGVVDHLKQHLLTDHTNPNFQTLKCRWKNCDAFFTARKGSKQDAAGHIERHAEDDSKIDS
- the ZNF106 gene encoding zinc finger protein 106 isoform X11 — translated: MVRERKCILCHIVYTSKKEMDEHMRSMLHHRELENLKGRFGIEMVPLVQNEQEVLDLDEEPDLSSLEGFHWEGVSLSPGLARKRSLSESSVIMDRAPSVYSFFSEEGTGKENEPQQIFSPSNALRAAQSQTTTMGLKQEVTPLALSLRTGERAENVATQRRHSVQLSSDRSIPLMHLAKDLNSQESSTPPSENQNTQESNGEGNSLSSNASSALAISSLADAATDSSCTSGAEQNDGQSVRKKRRATGDGSSPELPSLERKNKRRKIKGKKERSQVDQLLSISLREEELSKSLQCMDNNLLQARTALQTAYVEVQRLLMLKQQITMEMSALRTHRIQILQGLQAHGSVPAPDSSVQIKQEPMSPEQDENVNAVSQGSAGNVSKELPQVNRENSDSYPVYPVIPAALSLSELTESFHEPSQELKFSTEQGNTRNRDNTASSQPTGLPSLNKEDEPIKGNSGSEACTSSFPRLSFASETPLEKEPHSPADQPEQQAESTLTSAETRGNKKKKKLRKKKTLRAAHVPENSDTEQDVFTAKPVRKVKTGKSTKGGKVTTSTWEDSRTGPEQESVRDEPESDSSLEVLEIPNPQLEVVAIDSSESGEEKPDSPSKKDIWNSTEQNSLETSRSGCDEVSSTSEIGTRYKDGIPVSVAETQTVISSIKGSKNSSEISSEPGDDDEPTEGSFEGHQAAVNAIQIFGNLLYTCSADKTVRVYNLVSRKCIGVFEGHASKVNCLLVTQTSGKNAALYTGSSDHTIRCYNVKTRECVEQLQLEDRVLCLHSRWRTLYAGLANGTVVTFNIKNNKRLEIFECHGPRAVSCLATAQEGARKLLVVGSYDCTISVRDARNGLLLRTLEGHSKTILCMKVVNDLVFSGSSDQSVHAHNIHTGELVRIYKGHNHAVTVVNILGKVMVTACLDKFVRVYELQSHDRLQVYGGHKDMIMCMTIHKSMIYTGCYDGSIQAVRLNLMQNYRCWWHGCSLIFGVVDHLKQHLLTDHTNPNFQTLKCRWKNCDAFFTARKGSKQDAAGHIERHAEDDSKIDS
- the ZNF106 gene encoding zinc finger protein 106 isoform X8, whose protein sequence is MVRERKCILCHIVYTSKKEMDEHMRSMLHHRELENLKGRFGIEMVPLVQNEQEVLDLDEEPDLSSLEGFHWEGVSLSPGLARKRSLSESSVIMDRAPSVYSFFSEEGTGKENEPQQIFSPSNALRAAQSQTTTMGLKQEVTPLALSLRTGERAENVATQRRHSVQLSSDRSIPLMHLAKDLNSQESSTPPSENQNTQESNGEGNSLSSNASSALAISSLADAATDSSCTSGAEQNDGQSVRKKRRATGDGSSPELPSLERKNKRRKIKGKKERSQVDQLLSISLREEELSKSLQCMDNNLLQARTALQTAYVEVQRLLMLKQQITMEMSALRTHRIQILQGLQETYEPSERPDQVPYSLSREQRNSRSQTSADATLLPTPFFPVFLEPPSSHVSPSSTGVPLQVTTSPTFQAHGSVPAPDSSVQIKQEPMSPEQDENVNAVSQGSAGNVSKELPQVNRENSDSYPVYPVIPAALSLSELTESFHEPSQELKFSTEQGNTRNRDNTASSQPTGLPSLNKEDEPIKGNSGSEACTSSFPRLSFASETPLEKEPHSPADQPEQQAESTLTSAETRGNKKKKKLRKKKTLRAAHVPENSDTEQDVFTAKPVRKVKTGKSTKGGKVTTSTWEDSRTGPEQESVRDEPESDSSLEVLEIPNPQLEVVAIDSSESGEEKPDSPSKKDIWNSTEQNSLETSRSGCDEVSSTSEIGTRYKDGIPVSVAETQTVISSIKGSKNSSEISSEPGDDDEPTEGSFEGHQAAVNAIQIFGNLLYTCSADKTVRVYNLVSRKCIGVFEGHASKVNCLLVTQTSGKNAALYTGSSDHTIRCYNVKTRECVEQLQLEDRVLCLHSRWRTLYAGLANGTVVTFNIKNNKRLEIFECHGPRAVSCLATAQEGARKLLVVGSYDCTISVRDARNGLLLRTLEGHSKTILCMKVVNDLVFSGSSDQSVHAHNIHTGELVRIYKGHNHAVTVVNILGKVMVTACLDKFVRVYELQSHDRLQVYGGHKDMIMCMTIHKSMIYTGCYDGSIQAVRLNLMQNYRCWWHGCSLIFGVVDHLKQHLLTDHTNPNFQTLKCRWKNCDAFFTARKGSKQDAAGHIERHAEDDSKIDS